The genomic stretch CTGTTTTTTGGGGAGGAAGTTTGCTGTTAAGTATCTGGATTGGCGATTTGTTTTCTTTAATTACAATGCTGGTTTTAATTGTTTGGTGGCTAAAATGGCCGTCAGTTTTTATCCAGGATGTTTGCATGATTATGGCAATGGCTGGGGCTGGTAGTGTTTTAGGACTAACATTTATGCCTCAGACAGTAGCAATTTTATTAGTGATTTTTTCAGTTTATGATATTATTGCAGTTTATAAAACAAAACATATGGTAGAAATGGCGAAAGAAATGATTGAAAGCCGTGCGATTTTAGGATTTGTTATTCCACCAAGTCTAAAGGATTTTAAACAAAGTTTAGCTGAAGTTAAGCCCGGAGGAAAATTCATGGTTTTAGGAGGAGGGGATGTTGTTTTTCCTCTTTTATTTTGTTCTTCTTTGGTTTCTTCCGGGATTGTCAATTCTTTAATTGTGGCTTTGTTTTCTTTGATTGGGCTTCTGGCAAGTTTCTTGTTTTTTGCTTTCCAAAAAGAACACAAACCGATCCCAGCCCTGCCTCCAATTGCACTGTTTTCAATAATTGGTTATCTAATAACTAAACTTTTTTAATTACTTATAAGGGATTTAACCATGTAAGTGTTTTTAAGGCAGTAATTGAATCTGCGCCAGTAGCCTCTAGCACCTATTGCTGAAATAACAGCAATTTTTTTAATTTTAAATTCATTTTTAACAATCTTTTCAACTTCTTTAATTAATTTTTTCCCCAACCCTTTATGTTGAGGAGCTAATCCTTTTTTAGATATTGGAATCATTCGTCCGTAAGTATGGATTTCTCTAATCAAAGCGCTGTTTTTCAAGACAGGCAAGATTGGGTCAGAAGGAATTCTTAATCTTAGCAAGCTGTAAAGTTTGGTTCTATTTTTATTCTCAAAAGTTAAAAATATTTCTTTACCATCAGAGGCATCATAATCTTTTCTGAACAAGTATGTTTTTTCTTTTTTATCATATTCTGCCTTTATTTCCCTGCACCTAATACATTTGCACTGCCAATTTTCTCTTTCCATTTTTGCTTTTATTACTTCCCTTAAATTAGAAACCTTAACACCTCCTTCTACCACTCTTGGTGAAGGAATGTCTCTAATAATCCTTTCAATTCTTGTATAATATGGTGTTTTCTTTTTCGCTTCTATAATTATATTTATTAATTGTTTTACAGAGTAAGGCTTATACTTTCCTTTTTTATACCATTTATAAAGAGGAGCCTCTTTAAGCAGAGCGCAGGGATAAATTTTAATTAAATCTGGTTTAAAATCAGAACTTGAAAATAACTTTTCAAACATTGCAATATCTTTTTTAGGAGTTGAGCCAGGCAAATTAGGCATTACCTGATAGGAAAGCTTAAATCCAGCATCTTTTAAAAGTTTTGTTGCTTCAATAGTTTTTTTAACATTGTGCCCTCTTAAATTAATTTTCAAAACATCATCATAAATGCTTTGAACGCCAAGCTCTACTTTTGTAATTCCTAAATTCCTTAATCTTTTAATTTCTTTTTTATCAATAAAATCAGGTCTTGTTTCAACAGACAATCCAATGATTCTGTGTTTCGCTTTTTCGTTTAACCCTTGAGCTTGATTTAAGTTTTTACTTGTTTTATTGTTGCAAGCGTCAAAACATCTTTTAATGAATATTTCTTGATAGTTTTTTGGATAATATGACCAGGTTCCTCCAATAATTCTTAAGTCAACTTTGTCGGTTGGATGGCCTCCAGCTTCAAGCATTTTAATTCTTTGTTCAACCTGAATATATGGATTATATTTTAGACTCTTTGCGCGTTCTGCTGCTGGCTCTCCTGACAAATAGCTTTTTGGGAAGCCAGCTTCAATAGGGCAGTATAAACATTTGCCAGGGCAAGGATAAGGTTTTGTTAAAACTGAGATATTAACAATTCCTGAAAGAGAGCGCACAGGCCTTGTTATTAAAAGTTGCTCAATATTTTCTGATTTTTTAATCCTTTTTTTCTTTACTAATTCATGATAAGCTTTTAATAATTGGATGTTTGACGGGCAATTAATTTTATACTTTTTTGCAATTTGCCTTTTAAAAACATCCAAATCAGAACGATTTTTCATTCGCTTTTTGATCAAATCTTTAATTATTAATTCTTTTGATTTCATATGAGACAAGAAGATGCTCACTATCTACTGGTTAAAACTAGAGAGGATTATAACTTAATTGCTCAAGAATTTTCAAGTACAAGACAGAATGTTTGGGAAGAAATTCTGTTTTTATTTGATAATTATTTAGTGCCAGGAGATAAGGTTTTAGATTTAGGCTGCGGTAATGCAAGATATTACCCTGTTTTTAAAGAAAAACAAACAGAATATATTGGCATTGATAGTTCCAAGAATTTAATAGAAATATCAAAAGAAAATTATCCAGAAGCAGAATTTAAAGTTGAAGATGCTTTAAATCTATCATTCCCTGATAATTATTTTAATAATGTTTACAGCATTGCAGTATTGCATCATATCCCTGCAAAAGAATTCAGATTAAAATTTTTAACTGAAGCAAAAAGAGTTTTAAAATCAAATGGCTTGTTAGTTTTAACTGTTTGGAAGCTTCATCAAATAAAAGAATGGCAGTTATTAATTAAATATACACTTTTAAAATTAATTGGAAAATCAAAATTAGACTGGAACGATATTTATGAGCCNNNNNNNNNNNNNNNNNNNNNNNNNNNNNNNNNNNNNNNNNNNNNNNNNNNNNNNNNNNNNNNNNNNNNNNNNNNNNNNNNNNNNNNNNNNNNNNNNNNNTGGCAGTTATTAATTAAATATACACTTTTAAAATTAATTGGAAAATCAAAATTAGACTGGAACGATATTTATGAGCCCTGGGGTAAAAAAACAAAAAGATATTATCATTGGTTTTCAAAAAAAGAATTAGAAAATTTAGTTAAAGAAGCAGGATTTAAAATTGAAAAATCTGGAATTGCTAAAAATAATAAAAAGAATCGCCAAAATATTTATATAGTTGCAAAAAAAACATAGAGACTGGGTTAACTTGACAGAAATTTGCTCTGGCTTAAAATTAGAAGTTGAGGGGGTGCGTGATAAATTCGCGCAGGACAAACATTTTTTTGCGAAGGAGGTTTAAGGGAATTCCAGGACTTGTCCAGTTCTGTTCGGACTAAAACCAATTTCATAAAAGAGTGTTCCCTCCTCACTAAAAAACAAAAGCAGAATGCTTCTGTTTTTTAGTTTGATTTCTCTTTAAAACAAGGATAAAATATAATTGTCATGGCTTATAAAATAGTGGTTTCAGGAGCAGCAAAAACGAATCATTGCTGTAAAAAAATTGAAGAAATTTGTAAAGAAGTTGGAAGAGAAATTGCTCGTCATAAGTGTGTTTTGGTTACTGGAGGGACAACAGGGGTGCCTTATTTCGCTACTTTAGGATTTAAAGAAGTGGGCGGAATCTCAATTGGCTTTTCTCCTGCTATTTCTGAAACAGCACACATCAAAACCTACAGACTGCCAACAAAACCTTTTGATGTTATGGTTTATACAGGAGCTGATTACACAGGAAGAAACATGATAATGACAAAAGCTGCTGATGGTGTTTTAGTAATCTGCGGAAGAATGGGAACTTTACATGAGTTTGTTACTGCTTTTGAAATACAGAAACCTGTCGGTGTTTTAGAAGGAACAGGCGGAACAGCTGATAAAATTAAAAGTATAGTCAAGGGGCCTTACAGGGGCTATGGAAGAGTATTTTATGAAACAGAGCCAAAAGCATTAGTAGAGCGTTTAATCAAGCATATTAGGAAACGCAAATCAAAGGTCGGTAAATAATAATATTTATATATATATTTAAATAATTTTTTGTTTTTCATTTATGGCAAATGAAACAGAAGGAAAATTAATCGGAAAAGTCACTCACTATTTTGGGCAAATTGGTGTGGTAGTAATTAAACTTACAGATGATTTAAAAGTTGGTGACGAAATAAGAATAGTTGGCGGAGAAACTGATTTTAGTCAAAAAATTGAATCAATGGAAGTTGACCGTAAGAAAATAGACAAAGCTAAGTCAGGAGATTCAGTTGGTTTGAAAGTTGAAGAGAAAGCAAGAGACGGCTATAAGGTGTATAAGCTCTAGGAGAGCGTAATTATAATTTAAGTTAATATTTTTTTTAAATATGGATAATGAAATAATTTATCAATTGATTTTGTCTGTTATTTTGGGAGGATTATTAGGCATAGAAAGAAAGTATAAAAGAAAGGAAGCTGGCCTTCAAACATATAGCTTAATAGTTTTGGGCACCTGTCTCTTTACAATTGTGGCTTTGGAAATGAACAATACTTTTAATGGTGATTTTGACGTTTTAAGGATAATTCAAGCCGTTGCTGTTGGTATTGGTTTTATAGGTGCTGGAGTTATTTTCCAGCAGTCATCAGGGGTAATGGGATTAACTACTGCCGCTGGTTTATGGGTTGCTTCTGCAATAGGAGTAGCTGTTGGAACAAAATTTTACTTTTTAGCTGCTTTCGCTACTTTGCTTTCTCTTATTATATTTATTATTTTTGGAATTTTGGAAGTCAAAATTTTTAAAAAGGATTAATGAAGTTTGTTGCTGACTTTCATATTCACTCAAAATACTCACGAGCCACTTCTCCTAGAATGGATTTGGAAAATCTTGATAAGTGGGCAGAAATTAAAGGAATTAGAGTTTTAGGAACTGGTGATTTTACCCACCCTATTTGGCTCAAGGAATTAAAAAACAAATTAGAACCTGCTGAAAGCGGGCTTTTTAAAGTTAAAAACGATAATAAAAAAACAAGATTTATCCTAACAGCTGAAATAAGTTGTATTTATTCAAAAAAAGGAAGAGTGAGAAAGATTCACATAGTAGTTTTTGCTCCTTCTTTTGAAATTGTTGATAAAATTAATGCTCGTTTAGACTTGATTGGGAACTTACAATCTGATGGCAGGCCTATTTTAGGGTTAGATGCAAAAGAACTAGCAAGGATTGTTTTAG from Patescibacteria group bacterium encodes the following:
- a CDS encoding presenilin family intramembrane aspartyl protease, producing the protein MKENKNVSLKTQTFKSIWKIFAIEGFLFSLTLLLGIFTAFKINNILEVEKIPVPKFSFIQFIVYFILATSLIFVFVRYLKFKKQKGIIFKALFITSVFWGGSLLLSIWIGDLFSLITMLVLIVWWLKWPSVFIQDVCMIMAMAGAGSVLGLTFMPQTVAILLVIFSVYDIIAVYKTKHMVEMAKEMIESRAILGFVIPPSLKDFKQSLAEVKPGGKFMVLGGGDVVFPLLFCSSLVSSGIVNSLIVALFSLIGLLASFLFFAFQKEHKPIPALPPIALFSIIGYLITKLF
- a CDS encoding tRNA uridine(34) 5-carboxymethylaminomethyl modification radical SAM/GNAT enzyme Elp3; protein product: MKSKELIIKDLIKKRMKNRSDLDVFKRQIAKKYKINCPSNIQLLKAYHELVKKKRIKKSENIEQLLITRPVRSLSGIVNISVLTKPYPCPGKCLYCPIEAGFPKSYLSGEPAAERAKSLKYNPYIQVEQRIKMLEAGGHPTDKVDLRIIGGTWSYYPKNYQEIFIKRCFDACNNKTSKNLNQAQGLNEKAKHRIIGLSVETRPDFIDKKEIKRLRNLGITKVELGVQSIYDDVLKINLRGHNVKKTIEATKLLKDAGFKLSYQVMPNLPGSTPKKDIAMFEKLFSSSDFKPDLIKIYPCALLKEAPLYKWYKKGKYKPYSVKQLINIIIEAKKKTPYYTRIERIIRDIPSPRVVEGGVKVSNLREVIKAKMERENWQCKCIRCREIKAEYDKKEKTYLFRKDYDASDGKEIFLTFENKNRTKLYSLLRLRIPSDPILPVLKNSALIREIHTYGRMIPISKKGLAPQHKGLGKKLIKEVEKIVKNEFKIKKIAVISAIGARGYWRRFNYCLKNTYMVKSLISN
- a CDS encoding class I SAM-dependent methyltransferase, which produces MRQEDAHYLLVKTREDYNLIAQEFSSTRQNVWEEILFLFDNYLVPGDKVLDLGCGNARYYPVFKEKQTEYIGIDSSKNLIEISKENYPEAEFKVEDALNLSFPDNYFNNVYSIAVLHHIPAKEFRLKFLTEAKRVLKSNGLLVLTVWKLHQIKEWQLLIKYTLLKLIGKSKLDWNDIYEP
- a CDS encoding MgtC/SapB family protein; the protein is MDNEIIYQLILSVILGGLLGIERKYKRKEAGLQTYSLIVLGTCLFTIVALEMNNTFNGDFDVLRIIQAVAVGIGFIGAGVIFQQSSGVMGLTTAAGLWVASAIGVAVGTKFYFLAAFATLLSLIIFIIFGILEVKIFKKD